In the genome of Maribacter forsetii DSM 18668, the window TTTGCTTTTCTTCAGGAATGCCACAATTATCTTTAGCCAAACAATCTGTTTGTTTAGAGGTTAGTCTGAAATTGGTACCGTCAAAATCTAATCCGAATTTTTCTATGGTTGATCCCTGGTATTCTACCTCAATTTCCAAATCTTCTATTTTCAATACCTTTTCAGAAAGTTCAATAATATTGATCAACTTTTCTGGGTGTAATCTATGATCATAATCATTGGCATTCCAAAGTTGAAAATTTACTACTTCTTCGTTTCTGACCGTACCACCGCAATCAATAAAATTTTTGGTTATTTTACCTACCTCGGTAACATGAAAATGATTTGGTACCAATTCGCCATTCGGTAATTCAAATGCTATAGTGTCCAGTTTTGTCAAATGATTTTTAATTTCTGATAGTTTCATAA includes:
- a CDS encoding DUF6428 family protein, whose product is MKLSEIKNHLTKLDTIAFELPNGELVPNHFHVTEVGKITKNFIDCGGTVRNEEVVNFQLWNANDYDHRLHPEKLINIIELSEKVLKIEDLEIEVEYQGSTIEKFGLDFDGTNFRLTSKQTDCLAKDNCGIPEEKQKVKLSDINNEPCCAPDGNCC